A genomic stretch from Gorilla gorilla gorilla isolate KB3781 chromosome 20, NHGRI_mGorGor1-v2.1_pri, whole genome shotgun sequence includes:
- the MRPL34 gene encoding large ribosomal subunit protein bL34m yields the protein MAVLAGSLLGPTSRSAALLGGRWLQPRAWLGFPDAWGLPTPQQARGKARGNEYQPSNIKRKNKHGWVRRLSTPAGVQVILRRMLKGRKSLSH from the exons atggctgtcttggctggatccCTGTTGGGCCCCACGAGTAGGTCGGCAGCGTTGCTGGGTGGCAG GTGGCTCCAGCCCCGGGCCTGGCTGGGGTTCCCAGACGCCTGGGGCCTCCCCACCCCGCAGCAGGCCCGGGGCAAGGCTCGCGGGAATGAGTATCAGCCGAGCAACATCAAACGCAAGAACAAGCACGGCTGGGTCCGGCGCCTGAGCACGCCGGCCGGCGTGCAGGTCATCCTTCGCCGAATGCTCAAGGGCCGCAAGTCGCTGAGCCATTGA